One Aegilops tauschii subsp. strangulata cultivar AL8/78 chromosome 7, Aet v6.0, whole genome shotgun sequence genomic window carries:
- the LOC109748611 gene encoding AUGMIN subunit 2 → MAAAQKPAKRLGGMAEALAIAGDLGFPAPPAQEDQNTSDKSDDLVRVLRELTVVQRNIANLQVELQGRKDDKNIAHLTHVSEMEKKCESLARITAILKDVIQNKDRIIARLQQPYSLDCIPVEAEYQKQFSELLLKAASDYGALTASVGDFQWSQNFRESPAVWGEMLRPIPAALASCTRFFEAMSAMRESFSTLQTLRVGHSSLSMTPGGSSDDLKFLTPPQRRDGSTLNSWKQVDDVNPESDGLDNINQRRLSWPSSINRDL, encoded by the exons ATGGCGGCGGCGCAGAAGCCGGCGAAGCGGCTCGGCGGCATGGCGGAGGCGCTCGCCATCGCCGGGGACCTCGGCTTCCCGGCCCCTCCCGCGCAG GAAGATCAGAATACCTCTGACAAAAGTGATGACCTGGTGAGGGTATTAAGGGAGCTGACGGTCGTGCAGCGCAACATTGCCAATTTGCAAGTCGAGCTACAAGGCAGAAAG GATGATAAAAACATTGCTCATTTGACTCATGTTAGTGAAATGGAGAAGAAGTGTGAATCGTTGGCCAGAATTACTGCTATTTTGAAAGATGTTATTCAAAACAAG GACCGCATTATTGCCCGTCTGCAGCAACCTTACTCGCTTGACTGCATTCCTGTTGAAGCTGAATACCAG AAACAATTCTCGGAGCTACTTCTGAAAGCGGCAAGTGATTATGGGGCATTGACAGCATCAGTTGGAGATTTCCAgtggagtcaaaacttcagagAGTCGCCTGCTGTATGGGGT GAAATGCTACGACCGATACCTGCTGCGCTTGCATCCTGCACCCGGTTCTTCGAGGCCATGTCTGCGATGAGGGAATCCTTTTCTACTCTTCAAACACTACGCGTTGGTCATTCTTCTCTGTCAATGACCCCAGGTGGCTCCAGTGATGATTTGAAGTTCTTGACGCCACCTCAGAGGAGAGATGGCTCGACGCTCAATAGTTGGAAGCAAGTGGATGACGTAAACCCTGAAAGTGATGGACTCGACAATATCAACCAGAGGAGGCTGTCATGGCCATCCTCCATTAACAGGGACCTGTAG